The following are encoded in a window of Castanea sativa cultivar Marrone di Chiusa Pesio chromosome 9, ASM4071231v1 genomic DNA:
- the LOC142608992 gene encoding uncharacterized protein LOC142608992, with product MSCIVWNCRGLGNQLAVQELADVVQAKAPVVMFLAKTLADEAKLVYVKDRIHFDKKFFVQRINKGGGLVIYWKNDLLIDVVSSSLNHIDVIINKDIEASWHFTGFFSEPETHKRHESWDLLHNLYHQNSLPWMCAGDFNEILKQSEKLRGRIRPPGQMQLFRDRLDECGLMDISFKGSPFTWSKHYSIGILIWERLDRAVLSYEWFSKYPGTRVDHVDSTTSDHKILWIE from the coding sequence ATGAGTTGCATTGTTTGGAATTGCAGAGGGCTTGGGAACCAACTAGCAGTTCAAGAGCTTGCGGATGTAGTGCAGGCAAAAGCTCCCGTTGTTATGTTCTTAGCCAAAACACTGGCAGACGAAGCAAAGCTAGTTTATGTGAAAGATCGGAttcattttgacaaaaaattctTTGTTCAAAGGATTAACAAAGGTGGAGGCTTAGTTATTTATTGGAAGAATGACTTGTTGATTGATGTGGTTTCCTCTTCATTGAACCATATAGATGTAATCATCAATAAAGATATAGAGGCATCTTGGCATTTCACCGGCTTCTTCAGTGAGCCAGAAACTCATAAACGGCATGAATCATGGGACCTACTTCACAATTTATATCACCAAAACTCACTGCCTTGGATGTGCGCTGGGGATTTCAATGAGATTTTGAAGCAAAGTGAGAAGCTTAGGGGGCGGATAAGACCGCCGGGACAAATGCAACTCTTTCGAGATAGATTGGATGAATGCGGACTTATGGACATAAGCTTTAAGGGCTCCCCTTTTACTTGGAGTAAACATTATAGCATTGGGATTTTGATATGGGAAAGGCTAGATAGAGCGGTGCTCTCATACGAATGGTTCTCAAAGTACCCGGGTACTCGGGTTGATCACGTGGATAGCACAACATCAGACCATAAGATCTTATGGATAGAGTAG
- the LOC142608993 gene encoding uncharacterized protein LOC142608993 yields MEDLTRHWNCLSLSEQEGDDVCFKKDRCSKEYIIAAQFFTKHALNMEAVARTFKLLWKAENRSTVSKNGSHRALFMFDKKEDVDCILSSEPWSFDKYLVVLERYKRQTPLEDLKFDKASFWVQVHNIPIGYRNKFVFEDICEAIGQVDRTTSVYDSKGGSYIRGLGRLDSK; encoded by the exons ATGGAAGATCTCACAAGGCACTGGAATTGTCTATCTCTATCCGAACAAGAAGGGGATGATGTATGTTTCAAAAAAGATAGGTGCTCTAAGGAGTACATTATAGCAGCTCAGTTTTTCACCAAACATGCATTGAACATGGAGGCGGTAGCAAGGACTTTTAAGCTGCTTTGGAAGGCTGAAAATCGTTCTACTGTGAGCAAGAATGGGTCTCATAGGGCTCTCTTTATGTTTGATAAAAAGGAAGATGTGGATTGTATCCTCTCCAGCGAGCCATGGAGTTTCGACAAATATTTGGTGGTCCTTGAGAGATACAAAAGACAAACCCCCCTGGAAGATCTGAAATTTGATAAGGCTTCTTTCTGGGTTCAAGTACACAACATACCAATTGGCTATAGAAACAAGTTTGTTTTTGAGGATATATGTGAAGCGATAGGCCAGGTTGATCGAACAACTAGTGTCTATGATAGTAAAGGAGGCAGCTACATTAGA GGACTAGGACGTCTGGATTCAAAGTAA